The proteins below are encoded in one region of Synchiropus splendidus isolate RoL2022-P1 chromosome 13, RoL_Sspl_1.0, whole genome shotgun sequence:
- the LOC128769896 gene encoding uncharacterized protein LOC128769896: MDVPLDTLKVRYKEEDGTVLFESYIPPARDAIHLPTYALYLLMAVFIVLGVLYAIIGHLIKDLIHDFADWLFGAQPEEVVVNYCEAKDKFMVDWCPETSPELEEMARAEEKKMADKDLVKTPAIWFISTEPCGSRTAPKVVFGRRT; encoded by the exons ATGGATGTTCCACTGGACACACTGAAGGTCCGTTACAAGGAGGAGGATGGGACGGTGTTGTTTGAGAGCTACATACCTCCAGCCAGGGACGCCATCCACCTGCCCACCTATGCCCTCTACCTGCTCATGGCCGTCTTCATCGTACTGGGGGTCCTGTACGCCATCATCGGACACCTCATCAAGGACCTCATCCATGACTTTGCAG ACTGGCTGTTTGGAGCCCAGCcagaggaggtggtggtgaaCTACTGTGAGGCCAAGGACAAGTTCATGGTGGACTGGTGTCCTGAGACATCcccagagctggaggagatggcccgagctgaggagaaaaaaatggcCGACAAGGACTTAGTGAAGACCCCTGCTATCTGGTTCATCTCTACAGAACCTTGTGGATCCAGGACCGCACCAAAAGTGGTCTTCGGGAGGAGGACTTGA